Proteins from a single region of Symphalangus syndactylus isolate Jambi chromosome 12, NHGRI_mSymSyn1-v2.1_pri, whole genome shotgun sequence:
- the ASB17 gene encoding ankyrin repeat and SOCS box protein 17 isoform X2, giving the protein MSKSTKLCRKTSCPRSNIFCNLLDKIVKRPSLQFLGQWGYHCYEPRIYRSLAKILRKGNPDFVELLLKKTKDYVQDRSCNLALIWRTFTPVYCPSPLSGITPLFYVAQTRQSNIFKILLQYGILEREKKPINIVLTIILYPSRIRVMVDRELADIHEDAKTCLVLCSRVLSVISVKEIKTHLSLGRRPIISNWFDYIPSTRYKDPCELLHLCRLTIRNQLLTNNMLPDGIFSLLIPARLQNYLNLEI; this is encoded by the exons ATGAGTAAATCTACTAAATTATGTCGTAAGACTTCTTGTCCAAGAAGCAATATATTCTGCAATCTCCTTGACAAAATTGTTAAAAGACCCTCCCTACAATTTCTGGGTCAGTGGGGATATCACTGTTATGAACCAAGGATTTACAGATCACTGGCAAAAATTCTGAG AAAAGGTAATCCTGACTTTGTGGAATTGCTTCTCAAGAAGACAAAAGACTATGTTCAAGACAGAAGTTGTAACCTGGCGCTGATATGGAG AACTTTCACACCAGTATACTGTCCAAGCCCATTAAGTGGCATCACACCTCTCTTTTATGTAGCTCAGACAAGACAGTCTAATATCTTCAAAATACTACTGCAATATGGAAtcttagaaagagaaaaaaaacctatCAACATTGTCTTAACAATAATACTCTACCCTTCGAGAATAAGAGTAATGGTTGATCGTGAATTGGCTGACATCCATGAAGATGCCAAAACATGTTTGGTACTATGTTCCAGAGTGctttctgtcatttcagtcaaggaaataaag aCACACCTGAGTTTAGGAAGACGTCCAATTATTTCAAATTGGTTTGATTACATTCCTTCAACAAGATATAAAGATCCATGTGAACTATTACATCTTTGCAGACTAACCATCAGGAATCAACTATTAACCAACAATATGCTCCCAGATGGAATATTTTCACTTCTAATTCCTGCTCGTCTACAAAACTATCTGAATTTAGAAATCTAA
- the ASB17 gene encoding ankyrin repeat and SOCS box protein 17 isoform X1: MSKSTKLCRKTSCPRSNIFCNLLDKIVKRPSLQFLGQWGYHCYEPRIYRSLAKILRYVDLDGFDALLTDYIVFVEKSGYRFEVSFNLDFTEICVNTILYWVFARKGNPDFVELLLKKTKDYVQDRSCNLALIWRTFTPVYCPSPLSGITPLFYVAQTRQSNIFKILLQYGILEREKKPINIVLTIILYPSRIRVMVDRELADIHEDAKTCLVLCSRVLSVISVKEIKTHLSLGRRPIISNWFDYIPSTRYKDPCELLHLCRLTIRNQLLTNNMLPDGIFSLLIPARLQNYLNLEI; this comes from the exons ATGAGTAAATCTACTAAATTATGTCGTAAGACTTCTTGTCCAAGAAGCAATATATTCTGCAATCTCCTTGACAAAATTGTTAAAAGACCCTCCCTACAATTTCTGGGTCAGTGGGGATATCACTGTTATGAACCAAGGATTTACAGATCACTGGCAAAAATTCTGAGGTATGTGGACTTGGATGGTTTTGACGCACTACTCACAGATTACATTGTATTTGTGGAAAAATCAGGATACCGTTTTGAAGTAAGTTTTAACCTCGACTTTACTGAAATATGTGTGAATACAATTCTGTACTGGGTTTTTGCCAGAAAAGGTAATCCTGACTTTGTGGAATTGCTTCTCAAGAAGACAAAAGACTATGTTCAAGACAGAAGTTGTAACCTGGCGCTGATATGGAG AACTTTCACACCAGTATACTGTCCAAGCCCATTAAGTGGCATCACACCTCTCTTTTATGTAGCTCAGACAAGACAGTCTAATATCTTCAAAATACTACTGCAATATGGAAtcttagaaagagaaaaaaaacctatCAACATTGTCTTAACAATAATACTCTACCCTTCGAGAATAAGAGTAATGGTTGATCGTGAATTGGCTGACATCCATGAAGATGCCAAAACATGTTTGGTACTATGTTCCAGAGTGctttctgtcatttcagtcaaggaaataaag aCACACCTGAGTTTAGGAAGACGTCCAATTATTTCAAATTGGTTTGATTACATTCCTTCAACAAGATATAAAGATCCATGTGAACTATTACATCTTTGCAGACTAACCATCAGGAATCAACTATTAACCAACAATATGCTCCCAGATGGAATATTTTCACTTCTAATTCCTGCTCGTCTACAAAACTATCTGAATTTAGAAATCTAA